One window from the genome of Paenibacillus azoreducens encodes:
- a CDS encoding ECF-type sigma factor, which produces MTKAAAPAEQIVIEQLKQYRQIQARIKVLSSYSVGAGITVSRLNEDDQLQELHARLRRLPSYMYLSAYEQKLEQTAHAYLEQYPAGVRAQKRAIPPRGVDGEDSQLLREIRGKIQKIIVARGYDDNSDQIDKVLDRLSELQDLQAEVDRVDFILSSLETYKPYVATLLRWIYVEGMELKELTEKLELSESTVRRRIRAAEREYIKLAR; this is translated from the coding sequence ATGACAAAAGCAGCGGCGCCCGCCGAGCAGATAGTGATCGAGCAGCTAAAACAGTATAGGCAGATACAGGCGCGTATCAAAGTGTTATCATCCTACAGTGTTGGGGCCGGAATTACGGTGTCCCGGCTAAATGAAGACGATCAGCTGCAGGAACTGCACGCCAGGCTGAGGAGGCTGCCAAGTTACATGTATCTGTCAGCTTACGAGCAAAAGCTGGAGCAGACCGCACATGCATATCTTGAACAGTATCCGGCAGGAGTAAGGGCGCAAAAGAGAGCCATTCCGCCGCGTGGAGTTGATGGAGAGGACAGCCAGCTGTTGCGGGAGATCCGAGGGAAGATCCAAAAAATCATCGTGGCACGAGGGTATGATGATAATTCCGATCAAATCGATAAGGTTCTGGACCGCCTGTCTGAGCTTCAGGACCTTCAGGCCGAAGTGGATCGGGTCGATTTTATTCTTTCATCGCTGGAAACTTACAAGCCTTATGTTGCTACACTGCTGAGATGGATATATGTAGAGGGGATGGAGCTTAAGGAGCTTACAGAAAAACTTGAGCTATCTGAAAGCACGGTCAGACGCCGAATCCGAGCAGCCGAAAGGGAATATATAAAGTTGGCGCGATAA
- a CDS encoding transposase, producing MAGGRKSKYESHVKPKLLLIEAWARDGIIDEDISKKLGIAYSTFKLYKEKYSALSAALKRGKEVADVEVENALFKRATGYEFTEKKYVSAEMSDDEYTIQQQIAVNKYKLEHPEATMVELRSVELGVSKYKMVLVEEKTKEVSPDVTAQIFWLKNRRPNKWRDKQEIGHSGSVDVNNPLQGLTTDELRKLIRDG from the coding sequence ATGGCAGGAGGGCGGAAAAGTAAATACGAGTCACACGTTAAACCCAAGCTTCTGCTGATCGAGGCGTGGGCGAGGGACGGGATCATTGACGAGGATATATCTAAAAAGTTAGGGATAGCATATTCGACATTTAAGCTATACAAAGAAAAGTATTCGGCCCTTTCGGCTGCCTTAAAAAGAGGTAAGGAGGTAGCTGACGTTGAAGTCGAGAACGCTTTGTTTAAACGTGCAACCGGATATGAGTTTACAGAGAAAAAGTATGTATCGGCGGAAATGTCAGACGATGAATATACCATACAGCAGCAGATCGCCGTTAACAAATATAAATTGGAACATCCAGAAGCAACTATGGTCGAGCTGCGCTCGGTTGAACTGGGTGTATCGAAATATAAAATGGTGCTGGTAGAGGAAAAGACAAAGGAAGTTTCTCCGGACGTCACAGCACAGATATTCTGGCTTAAGAATCGCCGTCCTAATAAGTGGCGCGATAAGCAAGAGATCGGCCACAGCGGAAGCGTGGACGTCAATAACCCGCTTCAAGGCCTTACGACCGATGAGCTCAGGAAGCTGATTCGCGATGGTTGA
- the terL gene encoding phage terminase large subunit, whose product MVDMETIKRYAKIELARREFFGFCQALAPDFYKDDRQYLIDLCNEMQDFYQSDDDILVINEPPRHGKSRTASMFAQWVFGQNPQEKVMTGSYNETLSTTFSKAVRNGISTVKADPDVIVYSDIFPQVRIKQGDGAMNLWSLEGGYNSYLATSPTGTATGFGATILIIDDLIKNAEEANNESVLEKHWDWFTNTMLSRLEEGGKIIIIMTRWATGDLAGRALEHFKEERKKIRHLTMKALQDDGTMLCSDILSRESYDMKVRAMGEDIASANYQQIPIDIKGKLYSSFKTYQELPKDFTGIYSYCDTADQGDDYLCNIIWGVYQKEAYVLDVIYTKQPMEITEPAVAQALFSFEVNKERIESNSGGRAFARNVKRILESELNSNRTDVSWFHQSKNKIARITSNATWVMNHIYYPANWRDRWPEYHKAMTTYQREGQNAHDDGPDATTGVAETMYLLGG is encoded by the coding sequence ATGGTTGATATGGAGACGATCAAGCGTTACGCCAAAATCGAGCTGGCGCGGCGTGAGTTTTTCGGATTCTGCCAAGCGCTGGCCCCGGACTTTTACAAGGACGATCGGCAGTATCTTATCGATCTGTGTAACGAAATGCAGGACTTCTATCAGTCGGATGATGATATCTTAGTCATCAACGAACCGCCACGGCATGGTAAGTCCAGGACAGCGTCTATGTTTGCTCAATGGGTATTCGGCCAGAATCCACAGGAAAAGGTTATGACTGGATCCTACAATGAGACGTTATCCACAACGTTTTCCAAAGCTGTTCGCAATGGGATCAGCACCGTAAAGGCCGATCCTGATGTTATCGTTTATAGCGATATTTTCCCGCAGGTTCGGATCAAGCAAGGTGACGGTGCCATGAACCTTTGGAGCCTGGAAGGTGGCTATAACAGCTATCTGGCTACGTCTCCAACGGGGACGGCAACAGGCTTCGGGGCTACAATCCTGATCATCGATGACCTGATCAAAAACGCCGAGGAAGCCAATAACGAGAGCGTGCTTGAGAAGCATTGGGATTGGTTTACAAATACAATGCTCTCCCGGTTGGAAGAGGGCGGCAAGATCATCATCATTATGACCAGGTGGGCAACTGGTGACCTTGCTGGCCGTGCGCTGGAGCATTTCAAAGAGGAACGTAAGAAGATCAGGCACCTGACCATGAAGGCGCTGCAGGATGACGGCACGATGCTATGCTCTGACATCCTTTCCCGCGAGTCTTATGACATGAAGGTGCGGGCTATGGGCGAGGACATCGCCAGCGCGAACTATCAGCAGATCCCGATCGATATCAAAGGTAAGCTGTACAGCAGCTTTAAGACGTATCAGGAGCTGCCTAAAGACTTCACCGGCATTTACTCTTATTGTGATACTGCAGACCAGGGCGATGATTATCTTTGCAATATCATCTGGGGCGTGTACCAAAAAGAGGCCTATGTTTTGGATGTTATTTATACCAAGCAACCGATGGAGATTACGGAGCCCGCAGTAGCGCAGGCTCTTTTTTCGTTTGAGGTAAATAAGGAGCGAATTGAATCTAACAGCGGTGGCCGGGCATTTGCACGGAACGTTAAGCGGATCCTGGAGAGTGAGTTGAACAGCAATCGGACAGATGTGAGCTGGTTCCATCAATCGAAAAATAAGATTGCCCGGATTACGTCAAATGCCACGTGGGTTATGAATCATATTTACTATCCGGCAAATTGGCGTGACCGCTGGCCGGAGTATCACAAGGCCATGACGACATACCAGCGTGAAGGGCAGAACGCTCATGATGACGGGCCGGATGCTACGACTGGAGTAGCAGAAACAATGTATCTGTTAGGGGGTTAG
- a CDS encoding capsid protein, which produces MGLWMGVKNMIAKMLRIQPAQDNKTIIIREPFSYETNVLRNRLWYRGDPSELDQFYKQSAMDSVGKSRFWAAVPSEDLSIRKIHSGLPAMIVERLADIVIADLDGIDLGKKEQTELWDEIAQDNDFDELLGDSITEALVTGDGAFKITIDTNVTEYPIIEFYSGDQVDYKRERGRLQEVLFFTDYRYKDKDYRLEESYGFNYIRSRLLNDQGKEVPLATIPDTAELQPEITFDGDFIMALPLMFFRSKKWPGRGKSIFDSKADSFDALDEVISQWIDAIRAGRVQKYIPEDLIPKNPRDGSLLKPNPFDNQFIKIGSVMAEDAKGQIDMVQPQILYEAFVSSYSSAIDMCLQGIISPATLGIDLKKMDNAEAQREKEKATLYTRGKIIERLNEVIPALVVTIMKVFDTMKGTAAGEYEASVSFGEYASPSFDSVVETVGKAKTYGIMSIEQVVEGLYGDTWTKEQKAEEVARLKAEQGMTSMDEPQTGEKDPPPGEDDDPAGGEE; this is translated from the coding sequence ATGGGTTTATGGATGGGGGTGAAAAATATGATTGCAAAGATGCTGCGGATCCAGCCAGCGCAGGATAATAAAACGATAATCATCCGAGAGCCATTCAGTTATGAAACGAATGTGCTGCGGAATCGGTTGTGGTATCGTGGAGATCCATCAGAGCTGGATCAGTTTTATAAGCAATCGGCAATGGATAGCGTGGGTAAGTCCCGCTTCTGGGCGGCGGTGCCTTCGGAGGATCTTTCCATTCGCAAGATTCATTCCGGATTGCCGGCCATGATCGTTGAACGCCTGGCCGACATCGTAATAGCTGACCTGGACGGCATCGATCTTGGTAAAAAAGAGCAAACGGAGCTTTGGGATGAAATCGCTCAGGACAACGACTTTGATGAGCTCTTAGGGGATAGCATCACAGAGGCACTGGTTACAGGGGACGGGGCTTTCAAGATTACGATTGATACAAACGTGACTGAATACCCGATCATCGAGTTTTATTCGGGTGATCAAGTCGACTATAAGCGGGAACGTGGCCGGCTGCAGGAGGTCTTGTTCTTCACGGATTACCGTTACAAGGATAAAGACTACCGACTGGAAGAGAGCTATGGCTTCAACTATATTCGCAGCCGGCTCCTGAATGACCAAGGTAAAGAGGTACCGTTGGCAACCATTCCTGATACAGCAGAGCTTCAGCCCGAGATTACATTTGACGGTGATTTTATTATGGCGCTGCCGCTCATGTTCTTCAGATCGAAGAAGTGGCCGGGACGCGGCAAGTCGATCTTTGACAGCAAGGCGGACAGCTTTGACGCGCTCGACGAGGTGATCAGCCAATGGATTGACGCGATCCGTGCGGGCCGGGTGCAGAAGTATATTCCGGAGGATCTGATTCCGAAGAATCCCAGAGATGGATCGTTGCTCAAACCAAACCCATTTGATAACCAGTTTATCAAGATTGGTAGTGTTATGGCTGAAGATGCCAAGGGACAGATTGATATGGTTCAGCCGCAGATCCTCTATGAGGCATTTGTCAGCTCCTATTCATCCGCTATCGATATGTGTTTGCAGGGGATCATAAGCCCCGCAACGCTCGGCATCGATCTGAAAAAGATGGACAACGCGGAGGCTCAGCGGGAAAAGGAAAAGGCCACTTTGTATACTCGCGGCAAGATCATTGAGCGACTGAACGAGGTCATTCCGGCATTGGTCGTAACCATTATGAAGGTGTTTGACACGATGAAGGGTACAGCAGCCGGCGAATACGAGGCGAGCGTAAGCTTCGGGGAATATGCCAGCCCATCCTTTGACAGCGTGGTGGAGACGGTCGGCAAGGCGAAGACATATGGCATCATGAGTATTGAGCAGGTCGTGGAAGGGCTATATGGCGATACCTGGACTAAGGAGCAGAAGGCCGAAGAGGTTGCCCGATTGAAGGCTGAGCAGGGCATGACCTCCATGGACGAGCCGCAGACTGGCGAGAAGGATCCGCCACCAGGAGAGGATGACGACCCTGCAGGCGGTGAAGAGTAA
- a CDS encoding phage minor capsid protein — MADKDPYSLRDVFEEMTLNLIASMRRNLSRHEREEDDVGFRFDQWQLAKLRSINKFRRENKKLIGDAGTAANKIIDDVTQQSFVDGQSRFQRAWDRIVNFVLKPFGRQRAGVEAEITFPEDFKEQLPLDPTEPKPKREKGKKRLSPTNPLPKAPQETDFFGVNEKKLRALQDAAKKDLHKGSEAVLRKMDDVYRQVIFKAEAHMTLGGMTLDQAIDKASKDFLERGIDVITFADGRKMTIPAYAEMALRTVSQRATFLGEGKKRDEWGVYTVVMSSHDNCSPWCLPFQGTVLIDDVYTSISKEQAEQLSRDTGYLLLSYAMQEGAFHPNCRHTLATYFPGITRLPDPVDAALALKRYDAEQRQRYLERGIRKYKRLEVGSIDEANQAKYGAKVLEWQDKLKAHLAVHPELRRDRKRDRIDGEVPASERKQLLKNAEVNAKIEEIRKHIQSDQQPKHLHMGHQGKHIKGHNNYIEGKSYLTISADEAQELVNRYAGTGRLKTTKKGDWDNKELVVSDRVVGVALDQHTGEAFETKVFKIHYGKKGVHIVPTKWEE; from the coding sequence ATGGCCGACAAGGATCCTTATAGCCTGCGTGACGTATTTGAAGAGATGACGTTGAATCTGATTGCTAGCATGAGACGGAATCTATCCCGTCATGAGCGTGAAGAGGATGATGTCGGTTTCCGCTTTGACCAGTGGCAGCTGGCTAAGCTTCGAAGCATAAATAAGTTTAGGCGGGAGAATAAGAAGCTTATTGGAGATGCGGGTACGGCGGCTAATAAGATCATTGACGATGTGACCCAGCAGAGCTTTGTAGATGGCCAGAGTCGTTTCCAGCGTGCCTGGGATCGAATAGTGAATTTCGTGTTGAAGCCTTTTGGCCGCCAGCGCGCAGGAGTGGAGGCGGAAATCACCTTTCCGGAGGATTTCAAGGAGCAGCTTCCCCTGGATCCTACAGAGCCGAAGCCGAAGCGGGAAAAGGGTAAGAAGAGGTTGTCACCTACCAATCCTTTGCCCAAAGCGCCGCAGGAAACGGACTTTTTCGGGGTGAACGAGAAGAAGCTGCGCGCCCTACAGGACGCGGCCAAGAAGGATTTACACAAAGGTAGTGAAGCCGTCTTGCGTAAGATGGACGACGTATATCGGCAGGTCATCTTCAAGGCTGAAGCGCACATGACTTTAGGCGGTATGACGCTGGATCAAGCTATCGACAAAGCATCCAAGGATTTTCTTGAGCGAGGTATAGATGTTATAACGTTCGCGGATGGCCGCAAAATGACCATTCCCGCCTATGCTGAGATGGCGCTACGTACTGTCAGCCAACGGGCAACGTTTTTAGGCGAGGGTAAGAAGCGCGACGAATGGGGCGTCTACACCGTAGTAATGAGCAGTCACGATAACTGTTCTCCGTGGTGTTTACCATTCCAGGGGACGGTCCTGATTGATGATGTTTACACGTCCATCAGTAAAGAACAAGCTGAGCAGCTTTCGCGGGACACTGGCTACTTGCTGCTGTCCTACGCTATGCAGGAAGGCGCATTTCATCCGAATTGCCGGCATACACTTGCTACTTATTTTCCTGGAATTACCCGCCTTCCGGATCCGGTAGATGCTGCGCTTGCCTTGAAGCGGTACGATGCCGAGCAGCGGCAGCGATACCTTGAGCGCGGGATCCGTAAGTACAAACGCTTGGAAGTTGGTTCGATCGACGAGGCGAACCAAGCGAAGTACGGCGCTAAGGTATTGGAATGGCAGGATAAACTTAAGGCACATCTTGCAGTACATCCCGAACTCCGGCGCGATAGAAAGCGAGATCGCATTGACGGCGAGGTTCCGGCGTCTGAACGTAAACAGCTATTGAAAAATGCCGAAGTAAATGCCAAGATTGAGGAAATAAGGAAGCATATCCAATCCGATCAGCAGCCGAAGCATTTGCATATGGGGCATCAGGGCAAGCATATCAAAGGGCATAATAATTACATCGAAGGCAAGAGCTATTTGACCATATCCGCGGATGAGGCGCAGGAGCTCGTCAACCGTTATGCAGGGACTGGGAGATTGAAGACAACAAAGAAAGGCGATTGGGATAATAAAGAACTGGTCGTTTCTGACCGAGTTGTCGGGGTAGCTTTGGATCAGCACACAGGTGAAGCCTTTGAAACGAAGGTGTTTAAAATCCATTATGGTAAAAAGGGCGTTCACATCGTACCAACGAAATGGGAGGAGTGA
- a CDS encoding phage scaffolding protein, translated as MTKEEFIAIGLTEEQATKAAAASAEELKGFIPKARFDELNEAKKKAEKDVTDRDKQIEELGKTAGLSEELKKQIETLQTENKTAKEKYETELQDIKMTNALRHKLEGKVHDVDLVIGMIDKKLIKLGDDGNVIHGYDEQEKTLQESKAFLFKSEESQQQQQTPPGFKVGGGGNPNPPAATATLKDAIAAHFQKS; from the coding sequence ATGACTAAAGAGGAATTTATCGCAATAGGTTTGACTGAAGAACAGGCCACGAAAGCGGCTGCTGCATCTGCTGAAGAGTTAAAAGGCTTTATTCCAAAAGCTCGCTTCGACGAGTTGAACGAGGCTAAGAAGAAAGCCGAAAAGGATGTCACCGATCGTGACAAACAGATCGAGGAGCTGGGCAAGACTGCGGGCCTTTCTGAGGAGCTGAAAAAGCAGATTGAGACGTTGCAGACTGAGAACAAAACGGCCAAGGAGAAATACGAGACCGAGCTGCAGGACATCAAAATGACAAATGCTTTAAGGCACAAACTTGAAGGCAAGGTTCACGATGTCGATCTGGTGATTGGCATGATTGATAAGAAACTTATCAAGCTCGGAGACGATGGCAATGTCATTCACGGCTATGACGAACAGGAGAAGACGCTGCAAGAATCTAAGGCTTTTTTATTTAAGTCAGAAGAGTCTCAGCAACAGCAGCAGACACCTCCGGGCTTTAAGGTAGGCGGCGGCGGTAATCCAAACCCGCCAGCTGCGACGGCGACCCTCAAGGATGCCATTGCAGCCCATTTTCAAAAATCATAA
- a CDS encoding major capsid protein: MAVTLSEAKKNVQDALTLGVIDEFRKNNFLLDNLTFDDAVSPTGGGATLTYGYTRLITQPTAAFRAVNEEYKPQEVTKQRYTVDLKIFGGTFNIDRIIAGMGGIASEVQLQLEQKVKAAKALFNDTVINGDSAVDAKAFDGLDKALTGSSTEYVPGEIDLSTSAAVDANYKVFLDELDEFLMGLDGAASAIMGNLKLIAKIRACARRVGMYQTKLDEFGNQIEYYGVTPLIDLGEKSGSNDPVVSTNANGETSLYAARLGLDGFHGVSMAGQPPVRIWLPDYSTSGAVKTGEVEMVAAVALKATKAAGVMRKIKVK; encoded by the coding sequence ATGGCAGTAACACTGAGTGAAGCAAAGAAAAACGTCCAAGATGCATTGACACTGGGCGTGATCGATGAGTTTCGTAAAAATAACTTTCTGTTGGATAACCTCACTTTTGATGACGCGGTTTCTCCGACAGGTGGCGGAGCGACACTGACCTACGGATATACGCGGCTGATTACGCAGCCGACTGCCGCATTTCGGGCGGTTAACGAAGAGTACAAGCCGCAAGAAGTAACCAAGCAACGTTATACAGTTGACCTTAAAATCTTCGGCGGAACATTTAATATTGACCGCATTATCGCTGGTATGGGTGGTATTGCTAGTGAAGTGCAGTTGCAGTTAGAACAAAAGGTTAAAGCAGCGAAAGCCCTATTTAACGATACGGTCATTAATGGCGATAGTGCCGTGGACGCAAAGGCTTTTGATGGTTTGGATAAGGCGTTGACAGGCTCAAGCACTGAATACGTACCAGGAGAGATAGATCTTTCCACTTCTGCGGCTGTAGACGCCAACTATAAAGTATTTCTGGATGAATTAGACGAATTTTTAATGGGCCTGGACGGAGCGGCGTCAGCAATCATGGGAAACCTCAAACTGATCGCAAAGATTCGCGCATGTGCTCGTCGTGTGGGGATGTATCAAACTAAGCTCGATGAATTCGGCAATCAGATTGAGTACTATGGTGTGACCCCTTTAATCGATCTTGGAGAGAAGTCTGGTTCGAATGATCCAGTCGTTTCGACAAATGCGAACGGTGAAACTTCGCTTTATGCCGCACGTCTCGGTCTTGACGGCTTCCACGGTGTTTCTATGGCAGGTCAGCCGCCTGTGCGCATCTGGCTTCCTGATTATTCGACCTCCGGCGCTGTAAAAACAGGAGAGGTGGAAATGGTTGCGGCCGTTGCACTTAAGGCTACCAAAGCAGCAGGGGTCATGCGCAAGATCAAAGTTAAATAA
- a CDS encoding minor capsid protein, translated as MKVTAKVILNQAALKNLEQIQQQAIEMTAEAVKTDIVTSQVVPKQTGELERSGHVVVDRGKARIVFDTPYARRLYWHPEYNFRTDKNQNARGKWMEPYQSGDKKDFAKQAFSKFVKQLSKGMIK; from the coding sequence ATGAAGGTAACTGCAAAGGTCATACTCAACCAGGCAGCTCTAAAGAATTTGGAGCAGATCCAGCAGCAGGCTATCGAAATGACGGCCGAGGCTGTCAAAACGGATATCGTGACGTCTCAAGTTGTACCGAAACAAACCGGGGAGTTGGAGCGTAGCGGGCACGTCGTTGTAGATCGAGGCAAGGCGCGGATCGTTTTCGATACGCCATACGCTAGGCGGTTGTATTGGCATCCGGAATACAATTTCCGGACGGACAAAAACCAAAATGCCCGCGGGAAGTGGATGGAGCCGTATCAGTCCGGAGATAAAAAGGACTTTGCCAAACAAGCGTTTTCTAAATTTGTGAAGCAGCTATCCAAGGGGATGATCAAATGA
- a CDS encoding phage tail terminator protein, whose amino-acid sequence MRLAEIRDWLKTQVDCPQWYIGKIDGKKEKCIGVYNTTGAPVHLAVGGLKATGYQVKAISLLIHWSRNAATAEEKAQEVYDALFGQTAEIGGKRVIQFRMITPQPISVGTDSEGIYEYVIETHIYHER is encoded by the coding sequence ATGAGGCTGGCGGAGATCCGTGACTGGCTGAAGACGCAAGTCGATTGTCCGCAGTGGTATATCGGCAAAATCGACGGCAAGAAGGAGAAGTGCATCGGCGTGTATAACACGACCGGCGCGCCTGTCCATTTAGCTGTCGGCGGCCTAAAGGCAACCGGGTATCAGGTGAAGGCCATTTCCCTGCTGATACATTGGAGCCGGAATGCGGCTACGGCTGAGGAGAAGGCCCAAGAGGTATATGATGCTTTATTTGGTCAGACGGCTGAGATCGGCGGCAAGCGTGTCATCCAGTTTCGAATGATCACGCCGCAGCCGATCAGCGTCGGGACCGACAGCGAAGGCATCTATGAATATGTCATTGAAACCCACATTTATCATGAAAGGTAG
- a CDS encoding phage tail tube protein produces MLKLNLQTFATVTSGVFPVFNIAFKIGTKGRASTAQEMALIKEMETFQIAIDGNVEEWTPMETEGWVRRLMTGKGFSITLNGKRHVGDPGNDYVANTAWQSGLDCSSKCSIEFPDGSKLDFDCIVNVSAPNGGDSTAVSALECELMSDGKPTYTPASATP; encoded by the coding sequence GTGTTGAAACTTAATTTACAGACATTTGCGACTGTAACCAGCGGGGTCTTCCCCGTTTTTAACATCGCCTTTAAGATCGGCACCAAAGGGCGCGCCAGTACTGCACAGGAAATGGCGCTGATCAAGGAAATGGAGACATTTCAGATTGCGATCGACGGCAACGTGGAAGAATGGACGCCGATGGAAACGGAAGGCTGGGTCCGCCGGCTGATGACCGGGAAGGGCTTTTCTATTACCCTGAACGGCAAGCGTCATGTAGGCGATCCCGGGAATGATTACGTGGCCAACACAGCATGGCAGTCCGGGCTGGATTGCTCCAGCAAATGCAGCATCGAGTTTCCGGACGGCAGTAAGTTGGACTTTGATTGCATCGTGAACGTATCAGCTCCAAACGGCGGCGACAGTACGGCCGTGTCCGCACTTGAATGTGAGCTGATGTCGGACGGTAAACCAACATACACTCCAGCTTCAGCTACTCCCTAA
- a CDS encoding Gp15 family bacteriophage protein: MYEDWALIEASIAAQYGIRLRAEPDMTWDEFCTLLAGIMPETPLGQIVSIRSENDREKLKNFTPEQHRIRNEWRSRELKQARWTDEEAAKAVQEFQNIIKQAFG, translated from the coding sequence CTGTACGAAGATTGGGCGCTTATTGAGGCATCCATCGCGGCTCAGTATGGTATTCGCCTGCGCGCAGAACCGGACATGACTTGGGATGAGTTTTGCACGCTTCTGGCCGGGATCATGCCGGAGACGCCGCTGGGTCAGATCGTTTCCATTCGGAGTGAAAATGACCGGGAAAAGCTTAAGAACTTTACGCCTGAACAGCACCGAATCCGCAATGAATGGCGCTCCAGGGAGCTCAAGCAGGCCCGTTGGACTGACGAGGAAGCGGCCAAAGCTGTACAGGAGTTTCAAAATATTATCAAGCAAGCATTCGGATAA
- a CDS encoding DUF6711 family protein, with protein sequence MQLKINGQDIAVIPSQFQVTTMDLDDGESSVRTVDGTLNRDRIAVKRQVEMTWGPLRWSQISNILKAMDGVFFDFTYPDPMAGSYITKKMYVGNRPAPFAVAKGNEILWNGLKVTLTER encoded by the coding sequence ATGCAACTTAAAATCAATGGTCAAGATATCGCCGTCATACCTTCTCAATTTCAGGTGACCACGATGGATTTGGACGACGGAGAATCTTCCGTTCGGACGGTTGATGGAACGCTTAACCGGGACAGGATAGCAGTTAAACGTCAGGTTGAAATGACTTGGGGGCCACTCAGATGGTCGCAAATATCAAACATCCTGAAGGCTATGGACGGGGTATTCTTCGATTTCACTTATCCGGACCCGATGGCTGGATCCTACATCACAAAGAAGATGTATGTCGGGAACCGGCCGGCACCGTTCGCGGTAGCGAAGGGTAACGAGATCCTATGGAATGGCTTAAAGGTCACATTAACGGAGCGATAG
- a CDS encoding stalk domain-containing protein → MKKWMYLVIGLVIGVVAATSSSALAAQVKGLVGQKVTDEYTVVVNGKKLSDKGAVINGRTNAPVRALSDALGVDLKVDGKTINISTGTASNEAANVPQSNNKYIGDSKESLERNKNSLENNILAPMIKGREDILAEIKSLQETEAKGIPVPVLAEKQKQLQQYETDIAKYKEELRQVNEALAALQK, encoded by the coding sequence ATGAAAAAATGGATGTATCTTGTAATTGGTTTAGTCATTGGCGTTGTTGCAGCGACTTCTAGTAGTGCTCTTGCAGCGCAGGTAAAGGGTCTTGTTGGGCAAAAAGTGACTGATGAATACACTGTTGTGGTAAATGGTAAAAAACTATCAGATAAGGGTGCAGTTATTAATGGCAGAACGAATGCCCCTGTTCGAGCCCTATCTGATGCGTTAGGAGTCGATTTGAAGGTGGACGGAAAGACAATAAACATAAGTACAGGAACAGCCTCTAACGAAGCTGCTAATGTTCCTCAATCAAACAATAAGTATATCGGTGACTCAAAGGAATCACTTGAAAGAAATAAAAATAGTCTTGAGAATAATATTCTTGCCCCTATGATTAAAGGACGGGAAGATATTCTTGCCGAAATTAAATCGTTGCAAGAGACAGAAGCGAAGGGAATCCCGGTTCCTGTGCTTGCGGAAAAGCAGAAGCAGCTGCAGCAATATGAAACTGACATTGCAAAGTACAAGGAAGAACTACGCCAGGTAAACGAAGCTCTCGCAGCTCTCCAAAAATAG
- a CDS encoding YqaE/Pmp3 family membrane protein produces the protein MLYFLCFLPPLAVLFCGKPGAFLLNVILTIFGYIPGVIHAFFVVNSHKADKRNRELIRAIERNRY, from the coding sequence ATGCTGTACTTTCTGTGTTTCTTGCCACCACTTGCAGTTTTGTTCTGCGGAAAACCAGGCGCATTTCTTTTAAATGTTATCCTAACAATCTTCGGCTATATTCCTGGCGTGATTCACGCCTTCTTTGTGGTCAACAGTCACAAGGCGGATAAACGGAATAGAGAGCTGATTAGAGCAATTGAACGTAACCGATATTAA
- a CDS encoding phage holin family protein, which produces MDWDTIYGLIDARLLVVVALCWVIGYVLKQTPNVPDWTIVYAVTIVAVVVTVWMLGFGPEALIQGVLAGAFAVYGNQLLKQTTKKGE; this is translated from the coding sequence TTGGATTGGGATACAATTTACGGACTTATTGACGCTAGATTGCTGGTAGTGGTCGCTCTATGTTGGGTGATTGGGTATGTGCTAAAACAGACGCCTAATGTACCTGACTGGACCATTGTATACGCCGTTACAATTGTTGCGGTGGTAGTGACAGTATGGATGCTTGGCTTTGGGCCGGAAGCGTTGATTCAGGGGGTTTTGGCTGGGGCATTCGCAGTCTACGGCAACCAGCTATTAAAACAGACAACTAAGAAGGGGGAGTAA